A genomic window from Parvularcula sp. LCG005 includes:
- a CDS encoding CreA family protein: MMNKPAACIALSALVLLAGCGRKDTKEVGEFKNDLYGNEIKVEALSDPKVTGVTCHLTYFDRGVWDRAIKGNWFEDPSNSSIACRQTGPIVIGDIDRDKNGETVFTQRQSLVFKSIAVRRVYDPDNETLMYIVYSRKPVDGSAKMSLSTVALYGGDARWADGTVVTLSGDAAP; this comes from the coding sequence ATGATGAACAAGCCTGCCGCCTGTATCGCCCTTTCCGCCCTTGTCCTTCTTGCCGGCTGTGGTCGCAAGGACACAAAGGAAGTCGGCGAATTCAAGAACGATCTCTATGGCAATGAGATCAAGGTCGAAGCGTTGAGCGACCCTAAGGTCACCGGCGTGACCTGCCATCTGACCTATTTCGATCGCGGTGTCTGGGACCGGGCGATCAAGGGCAACTGGTTCGAGGACCCTTCCAACAGCTCCATCGCCTGTCGACAGACCGGCCCTATCGTGATCGGTGACATCGATCGCGACAAGAACGGCGAGACGGTTTTCACCCAGCGGCAGAGCCTGGTCTTCAAATCGATCGCCGTGCGCCGGGTCTATGACCCGGATAATGAGACGCTGATGTATATCGTCTATAGTCGGAAACCGGTGGATGGCTCCGCCAAGATGTCCCTCTCAACGGTCGCCCTGTATGGCGGAGATGCGCGTTGGGCGGACGGAACCGTGGTGACCCTGTCTGGTGACGCCGCGCCTTAG
- the gcvA gene encoding transcriptional regulator GcvA, whose translation MRRLPPLNALRAFESAARHLSFTKAADELSVTPGAISQQVKLLEETVGVPLFRRDPKGLSLTDAGISSLPSLRDGFDRLAAAARLMTMERGSGRLALSVAPSFASKWLVPRLDAFQELHPDIDVYVHADMEVVDFSVDDVDLAIRYGRGNYDGLTNTLLMRERIVPVCAPSLLTGDKPLRQVDDLASHTLLHDDGNDHEIATWSMWLRAAGSEVNGTRGPRFNQSSLVIEAAVAGRGVALAKYALAVADLEAARLVIPFNLTTPTDFSYWLVHPEAKAALPEVKAFIAWLKAEASAHETNSPPVLVDA comes from the coding sequence ATGCGGAGACTGCCCCCCCTGAACGCCTTGCGCGCCTTTGAATCGGCGGCGCGGCACCTGTCCTTCACGAAGGCGGCCGACGAATTGTCGGTCACGCCAGGCGCGATCAGTCAGCAGGTCAAGCTGCTGGAAGAAACCGTGGGCGTACCGTTATTCAGACGCGATCCGAAGGGGCTGTCACTGACCGATGCGGGCATCTCCTCCCTGCCCTCGCTGCGGGACGGTTTTGACAGGCTGGCAGCGGCAGCGCGCCTGATGACCATGGAGCGGGGATCAGGGCGTCTTGCGCTTTCGGTCGCGCCCTCCTTTGCATCCAAATGGCTGGTGCCGCGCCTTGACGCGTTTCAGGAGCTGCACCCCGATATTGACGTCTACGTCCATGCCGACATGGAGGTCGTGGATTTCTCGGTCGATGATGTGGACCTGGCCATTCGCTATGGCCGCGGCAATTATGACGGCCTGACCAATACGCTCCTGATGCGTGAGCGGATCGTGCCTGTCTGCGCGCCATCTCTCCTGACCGGCGACAAGCCGCTGCGGCAGGTCGACGATCTGGCAAGTCACACACTGCTGCACGACGATGGCAATGATCACGAGATCGCAACCTGGTCCATGTGGCTGCGCGCGGCCGGCAGCGAAGTGAACGGCACGCGGGGACCGCGTTTCAATCAGTCTTCACTGGTCATTGAAGCGGCCGTTGCAGGCCGGGGCGTCGCCCTGGCCAAATACGCGCTGGCTGTGGCCGATCTTGAAGCGGCGCGGCTGGTCATCCCCTTTAATCTGACAACGCCAACGGACTTCTCCTATTGGCTGGTCCACCCGGAAGCGAAGGCAGCCCTGCCGGAAGTCAAAGCGTTTATCGCCTGGCTGAAGGCAGAAGCATCAGCCCACGAAACCAATTCACCACCGGTACTCGTCGACGCCTAA